A window of the Lactobacillus amylovorus DSM 20531 genome harbors these coding sequences:
- the purL gene encoding phosphoribosylformylglycinamidine synthase subunit PurL has protein sequence MKQAMTPEEIKEKKPYLDWSLSEREYDYICDHLLHRLPNYTEIGLFSAMWSEHCSYKKSKPVLKLFPTTGKRVVQGPGEGAGVVDIDDGQAVVFKAESHNHPTTVEPYQGAATGVGGILRDVFSMGARPVAILDSLHFGELKDNPTMRYKMEETIKGVGDYGNCMGIPNLGGETTFDPCYNGNILLNAMNVGIMDIKDMEHGDATGVGNAVMYVGAKTGRDGIHGATFASADFSEEHATQRSAVQVGDPFMEKLLMEACLELILNHREWLVGIQDMGAASIVSSSAEMATEGKSGMDLNLNLVPQREPNMSAYEIMLSESQERMLLCVKKGHEEDVKKIFDEFNLDAVTIGRITDDGRYVLHHDDQVVCDIPVVTLTEKVLEEKSAEKKPQRIIDAEQSENWQPNIESAGQTLKDLLNQPTIANDQFVTQQYDSQVRTDTIVGPGSDSGVLRVRHTKKAIAMTTDTNGRFVYLDPKVGGQRTVLESATNIVASGAQPLAITDCLNYGDPNDPEIFWELHQSCQGIADACEILETPVVSGNVSLYNENNGKAIYPSPMIGMVGLIKDYDHVIPMHMQKAGDKIYLVGKTDDDFASSELQKMITGEISGLPHAPNLPEIKQYLYKLQALMANGLVKSAHDLSEGGLGVSLAETLFDTDFGAKVKLDFDKNLLFSEPPGRLIVSVDPANAAKFEQEMGDSVSEIGQVTADQQLNISLANDQVNEDVAELQKIWKECIPCLMKSKA, from the coding sequence ATGAAACAAGCGATGACACCAGAAGAAATCAAAGAAAAGAAACCTTACCTTGATTGGAGTTTATCAGAACGTGAATATGACTATATTTGCGATCATTTGCTTCATCGCTTGCCCAACTACACAGAAATCGGCTTGTTCTCCGCAATGTGGAGCGAGCACTGTTCTTACAAAAAATCTAAGCCAGTGTTGAAGCTGTTTCCAACCACGGGTAAACGCGTAGTACAAGGTCCAGGTGAAGGTGCTGGTGTAGTTGATATCGATGATGGTCAAGCCGTTGTTTTTAAGGCTGAAAGTCACAATCACCCAACTACAGTAGAACCTTACCAGGGTGCCGCAACCGGTGTTGGCGGTATTTTAAGAGACGTTTTCAGTATGGGCGCTCGCCCCGTTGCAATCCTTGATTCTTTGCACTTTGGTGAATTGAAAGATAATCCAACAATGCGCTACAAGATGGAAGAGACCATCAAGGGCGTCGGCGACTATGGCAACTGCATGGGAATTCCTAATTTAGGCGGAGAAACAACTTTTGATCCTTGCTATAATGGCAACATTTTATTAAACGCCATGAATGTGGGAATCATGGATATTAAAGATATGGAGCATGGGGATGCTACAGGTGTTGGCAATGCGGTAATGTACGTTGGTGCTAAAACCGGGCGTGATGGTATTCACGGTGCTACCTTTGCTTCAGCCGACTTTTCTGAAGAACATGCGACCCAACGTTCAGCGGTTCAAGTTGGTGATCCATTTATGGAAAAATTATTGATGGAAGCTTGCTTGGAACTGATCTTGAATCATCGTGAATGGCTTGTTGGTATTCAAGACATGGGAGCAGCCAGCATCGTTTCTTCAAGTGCTGAAATGGCCACTGAAGGTAAATCCGGGATGGATCTCAATCTTAACTTGGTACCTCAGCGTGAACCTAACATGTCAGCTTACGAGATTATGCTTAGCGAATCGCAAGAAAGAATGCTCCTTTGTGTAAAGAAGGGCCATGAAGAGGACGTTAAAAAGATCTTCGATGAATTTAATCTTGACGCTGTAACTATTGGTCGCATTACTGATGATGGTAGATACGTGCTTCATCACGATGATCAAGTGGTATGTGATATTCCAGTGGTAACTTTAACTGAAAAAGTCCTTGAAGAAAAAAGCGCAGAAAAGAAACCACAAAGAATCATTGATGCTGAGCAAAGTGAAAATTGGCAACCAAATATTGAAAGTGCCGGTCAAACTTTAAAAGATCTTTTGAACCAGCCAACCATTGCTAACGATCAATTTGTAACGCAACAATATGATTCACAGGTTCGAACGGACACGATTGTAGGTCCTGGTTCAGATAGCGGCGTCTTGCGCGTGCGCCATACTAAGAAGGCAATTGCGATGACTACTGATACTAATGGACGCTTTGTCTATCTTGATCCAAAAGTTGGTGGTCAAAGAACTGTCCTTGAAAGTGCAACAAATATCGTGGCTAGTGGTGCCCAACCTTTAGCAATTACTGACTGTCTTAACTATGGTGACCCTAATGATCCAGAAATTTTCTGGGAATTGCATCAATCTTGTCAAGGGATTGCCGATGCATGTGAAATTTTAGAAACACCGGTTGTTTCAGGAAATGTCTCTCTTTATAACGAAAATAATGGCAAGGCGATTTATCCATCACCAATGATTGGGATGGTTGGTTTAATCAAGGATTATGATCACGTCATTCCAATGCACATGCAAAAAGCAGGTGACAAGATTTATCTAGTGGGTAAGACAGATGATGATTTTGCTAGCTCAGAATTGCAAAAGATGATCACTGGTGAAATTAGCGGATTGCCACATGCGCCAAACTTGCCAGAGATAAAGCAATACCTTTACAAATTGCAAGCATTAATGGCTAACGGTTTAGTCAAAAGTGCACACGATCTAAGCGAAGGTGGCTTAGGCGTTTCCTTAGCTGAAACACTTTTTGATACAGACTTTGGTGCAAAGGTAAAGCTTGATTTTGATAAAAATCTGCTTTTCAGTGAGCCTCCAGGTCGCTTGATCGTTTCAGTTGATCCTGCAAATGCGGCAAAATTTGAACAAGAAATGGGCGATTCCGTTAGTGAAATTGGTCAAGTTACTGCTGATCAGCAATTGAACATTTCGCTGGCCAACGATCAAGTAAATGAAGATGTAGCTGAATTGCAAAAGATTTGGAAGGAGTGCATCCCTTGTTTAATGAAATCAAAAGCCTAA
- the purQ gene encoding phosphoribosylformylglycinamidine synthase subunit PurQ, with amino-acid sequence MKIAVIVFPGSNCDIDMYEAFHTVCQADVEYVSYKEKSLAGFDVAVLPGGFSYGDYLRTGAIARFSNIIPAVKKMAEEGKLVLGVCNGFQILTEMGLLPGALKKNDSLQFVCKTVTLEVENTHTPFTTEYEDKELIRIPIAHGDGSYYADEDVLEDLEVNHQVVFRYHGENPNGSLHDIAGICNKEGNVLGMMPHPERVVEQILGGTDGLPLFKSLLKAGVQA; translated from the coding sequence ATGAAAATTGCAGTAATCGTTTTTCCAGGTTCTAACTGCGATATCGACATGTACGAAGCCTTTCACACTGTTTGCCAGGCAGATGTCGAATATGTTTCTTACAAGGAAAAAAGTTTAGCTGGCTTTGATGTAGCTGTTTTACCAGGTGGCTTTTCTTATGGGGATTATTTAAGAACCGGCGCAATTGCTCGCTTTTCAAACATTATTCCAGCCGTTAAGAAGATGGCAGAAGAAGGAAAGTTAGTTTTAGGTGTCTGCAATGGTTTTCAGATTTTAACAGAAATGGGACTGCTTCCAGGAGCACTTAAGAAAAACGATAGCCTTCAATTTGTTTGCAAGACTGTCACTTTAGAAGTTGAGAATACGCATACGCCATTTACTACTGAGTATGAAGATAAAGAACTTATCCGTATTCCTATTGCTCATGGCGACGGCAGCTATTACGCAGATGAAGATGTACTTGAAGATTTAGAAGTAAATCACCAAGTTGTCTTTAGATATCATGGTGAAAATCCTAACGGCAGTCTGCATGATATAGCTGGTATTTGTAACAAAGAAGGAAATGTTCTAGGCATGATGCCACACCCTGAAAGAGTGGTAGAACAAATTCTCGGTGGAACAGATGGGTTGCCTTTATTTAAGTCACTTTTAAAAGCAGGAGTTCAAGCATGA
- the purS gene encoding phosphoribosylformylglycinamidine synthase subunit PurS produces MTTVRIYVTYKPSVFDPQGAAITDSVNSLGHDEVKKIVVGKFFDVTVDEDDLDKVKADVKDIAEALLVNFNMETYKIKVLEENA; encoded by the coding sequence ATGACTACTGTCCGTATTTACGTAACCTACAAACCTTCAGTTTTTGATCCACAAGGAGCTGCAATCACCGATTCAGTTAATTCCCTTGGTCATGACGAAGTCAAAAAAATCGTCGTTGGTAAGTTCTTCGATGTAACAGTTGATGAAGATGACTTAGATAAAGTTAAGGCTGATGTGAAGGATATCGCTGAAGCTTTATTGGTTAACTTCAACATGGAAACTTACAAGATCAAAGTTTTGGAGGAAAACGCATGA
- the purC gene encoding phosphoribosylaminoimidazolesuccinocarboxamide synthase, with amino-acid sequence MAKLLYTGKVKEMWSTDDPEVLRVVYTDQATAGNGEKKDDFKNKAYLNNEISTLIFEYLSKNGVPTHFIKKISDTEELVKKCDMFPLEVVTRNIAAGHFSSRYGLGEGEKFDTPVEELFYKSDELDDPIMNESDAIALHIATAEEQKKIWELSRQVNKLLIPLFDKAGMELVDFKLEFGKDADGNIILADEFSPDNCRLWDKKTKKHMDKDVYRRDIGDLTTVYEQDLARIQEALKEI; translated from the coding sequence ATGGCAAAGTTGTTGTATACCGGTAAAGTTAAGGAAATGTGGTCTACAGATGACCCAGAAGTTTTACGTGTGGTTTATACAGACCAGGCAACTGCCGGTAATGGCGAGAAGAAGGATGACTTTAAGAACAAAGCCTATTTAAACAACGAAATTTCAACTTTGATTTTTGAATACTTGTCCAAAAACGGAGTTCCAACTCATTTCATCAAGAAAATCTCAGACACTGAAGAATTAGTTAAAAAGTGCGATATGTTCCCACTTGAAGTTGTTACTAGAAATATTGCAGCTGGCCATTTCTCAAGTCGTTATGGCTTGGGCGAAGGTGAAAAATTCGATACGCCAGTCGAAGAACTTTTTTATAAGAGTGATGAACTCGACGACCCAATCATGAACGAATCTGATGCGATTGCATTACATATTGCGACCGCTGAAGAGCAAAAGAAGATCTGGGAATTGTCTCGTCAAGTTAACAAGCTTTTGATTCCGCTTTTTGATAAGGCTGGAATGGAATTAGTCGATTTCAAACTTGAATTTGGTAAAGATGCAGATGGAAATATCATCCTTGCAGATGAATTTTCACCAGATAACTGCCGTCTTTGGGATAAAAAGACCAAGAAGCATATGGATAAAGATGTCTACCGTAGAGACATCGGCGATTTAACTACTGTTTATGAACAAGACTTAGCCCGCATTCAAGAAGCACTTAAGGAGATCTAA
- the purK gene encoding 5-(carboxyamino)imidazole ribonucleotide synthase: MKQKKAVQNLTDPDFIEQGKTIGIIGGGQLGQMMALSAKYGGMKVITLDPTPDCPCGQVADKQIVAEYSDVKAIEELAKESDVLTYEFENVDLNALKDVADKVKIPQGTNLLYITKHRLREKNFLRSAGCMTAPYLPVKNMTDLKEAIKKIGYNCVLKTCEGGYDGHGQEVLKSDADLENNEHIKEILATGDCILEGWVPFKVEASVMVARNAKGEVTVFPVSENYNADEILHISIVPARVSKEIYAKAQAIAKQIAEAIHLRGILGVELFILDNGDIYVNELAPRPHNSGHYSIEACNFDQFDIHDRAICNLPLPKIKLLSKVVMVNVLGQHVAGVRKVIPEKSNWHFHYYGKAEIRHNRKMGHVTILTDDIEKTLQEINDTHIWKTKVN; encoded by the coding sequence ATGAAGCAAAAGAAAGCAGTGCAGAACTTGACTGATCCAGATTTTATTGAGCAAGGTAAAACAATTGGCATTATCGGAGGTGGTCAATTAGGACAAATGATGGCCTTGTCAGCTAAATATGGCGGCATGAAGGTTATTACGCTGGATCCGACACCAGATTGTCCTTGTGGTCAGGTAGCCGATAAGCAAATTGTGGCCGAATATTCAGATGTTAAAGCGATCGAAGAACTGGCAAAAGAAAGTGACGTTTTGACATATGAATTTGAGAATGTGGATCTTAATGCACTGAAGGATGTTGCTGACAAAGTAAAAATTCCTCAAGGCACCAATCTGCTCTATATTACTAAGCATAGACTGCGTGAAAAGAACTTCTTGCGTAGTGCTGGTTGTATGACCGCACCTTATCTTCCTGTTAAAAACATGACTGATTTAAAAGAAGCGATTAAAAAGATTGGCTATAACTGTGTCCTTAAAACCTGTGAAGGTGGCTACGATGGCCACGGCCAAGAAGTTTTAAAGAGCGATGCCGATCTTGAAAATAATGAGCACATCAAAGAGATTCTAGCTACAGGAGACTGCATTCTTGAAGGCTGGGTGCCATTCAAAGTTGAAGCTTCTGTCATGGTCGCAAGAAATGCAAAAGGCGAAGTGACAGTTTTCCCAGTTAGTGAAAACTACAATGCCGATGAAATTTTGCATATTAGTATTGTGCCAGCACGTGTTTCAAAAGAAATTTATGCTAAAGCACAGGCTATTGCTAAGCAAATTGCAGAAGCAATTCATTTGCGCGGTATTTTGGGTGTGGAGCTATTTATTCTGGATAACGGTGATATTTATGTCAATGAACTAGCACCACGTCCGCATAATTCAGGTCACTATTCGATTGAAGCCTGCAATTTTGACCAGTTTGATATCCATGATCGTGCTATTTGCAATTTGCCGTTGCCTAAGATTAAGCTGTTGTCCAAAGTGGTAATGGTGAATGTTTTGGGTCAACATGTAGCCGGCGTAAGAAAAGTCATTCCTGAAAAGAGCAACTGGCATTTTCACTACTATGGCAAGGCCGAAATCCGTCATAATCGTAAAATGGGCCACGTTACAATTCTTACTGACGATATTGAAAAAACGTTGCAAGAAATTAATGACACCCATATTTGGAAAACAAAAGTAAATTAA
- the purE gene encoding 5-(carboxyamino)imidazole ribonucleotide mutase, with product MSEISVIMGSKSDWPTMKHACEILDQFNVSYDKHVISAHRMPKEMYDFAQNAEKNGTKVIIAGAGMAAHLPGMTAANTVIPVIGVPGQTKALGGMDSLLSIVQMPTGIPVATTAIGNAGASNAALLALEILGISDEKIRQQLKDYRQKMHDEAKESSAELD from the coding sequence ATGTCTGAAATAAGCGTAATTATGGGTAGTAAGTCAGATTGGCCAACGATGAAGCATGCGTGTGAAATCTTGGATCAGTTCAATGTTAGCTATGATAAACATGTTATCTCGGCCCATAGAATGCCAAAGGAAATGTATGATTTTGCCCAAAATGCTGAGAAAAATGGCACTAAAGTAATTATTGCGGGTGCCGGTATGGCAGCTCATTTGCCTGGCATGACTGCCGCAAATACCGTGATTCCAGTGATTGGTGTTCCCGGTCAAACTAAGGCATTAGGTGGCATGGATTCTCTTTTATCTATTGTGCAAATGCCAACAGGAATTCCTGTGGCTACGACTGCCATTGGTAATGCAGGTGCAAGTAATGCAGCACTTCTTGCACTGGAAATTCTTGGAATTAGTGATGAAAAAATAAGACAGCAGCTAAAAGACTATCGACAAAAGATGCATGATGAAGCAAAAGAAAGCAGTGCAGAACTTGACTGA
- a CDS encoding formate--tetrahydrofolate ligase has translation MPTDIEIADAAKMQPITEIAQKLGLSSDDIEQYGHYKAKINLPVKEIEGKKHKLILVTGINPTSAGEGKSTVLVGLGDALNQLGHQTTIAMREPSMGPVFGIKGGATGGGYSQVVPMEDINLNFTGDMHALTSANNTLAALIDNYIMRDNALGLDPRRIIWKRVEDVNDRALRNVVTGLGGIMQGVPRETGFDITAASEMMAILCLSESLHDLKKRIGRIVVGYTYDKKPVTVDQLGFTGAITLLLKDAIKPNLVQTLDHTPAIVHGGPFANIAHGCNSVLATQIALKTSDYTVTECGFGADLGAEKFLDIKRPVLGKTPNAVVIVATCRALKLNGGADKNNLTEENLQALQKGMANLRRHVKNMQGYNLPIVVAINHFTSDTEAEIKAIQDACAEMGVKAIEVDAWAKGGEGTQDLAKEVVQLADQKFDFHELYKNSDSIEDKLNAIATKIYGAKRVVLSNKAKKQIKTFDKQGWNKLPVCIAKTQYSFTDDQTKLGAPTDFDFHIRSFVPKLGAGFIVALSGTMMTMPGLAKHPAAENMDIDDQGQITGLF, from the coding sequence ATGCCAACTGACATTGAAATTGCTGATGCAGCCAAAATGCAACCGATCACTGAAATTGCCCAAAAGTTAGGCTTGTCCAGTGATGATATTGAACAATATGGTCACTATAAAGCTAAGATCAACTTGCCTGTTAAGGAAATTGAAGGGAAGAAACACAAATTGATTTTGGTGACAGGTATTAACCCAACTTCTGCTGGTGAAGGGAAATCCACTGTTTTAGTTGGCTTGGGGGATGCGCTTAACCAATTAGGCCATCAAACTACCATTGCCATGCGTGAACCATCAATGGGACCAGTCTTTGGGATCAAAGGCGGTGCAACAGGTGGTGGCTATAGCCAAGTTGTCCCAATGGAAGACATTAATTTAAACTTCACTGGTGACATGCATGCCTTAACTTCTGCTAACAACACCTTGGCGGCTCTAATCGATAACTACATTATGCGCGACAATGCTTTAGGACTTGATCCACGCAGAATCATTTGGAAGAGAGTCGAAGACGTTAACGATCGTGCTTTAAGAAACGTGGTTACTGGACTCGGTGGCATCATGCAAGGTGTTCCTCGAGAAACCGGCTTTGATATTACCGCTGCTTCAGAAATGATGGCCATTCTTTGCTTATCTGAGAGCTTGCACGATTTAAAGAAGAGAATTGGTCGCATCGTTGTTGGTTATACCTATGACAAGAAGCCTGTTACCGTTGATCAATTGGGCTTCACTGGTGCAATTACACTTTTATTGAAAGATGCTATTAAGCCTAACTTAGTTCAAACTTTGGATCACACTCCTGCTATTGTTCACGGTGGACCATTTGCCAACATTGCTCATGGCTGTAACTCAGTCTTGGCTACGCAAATTGCGCTAAAGACTTCTGATTATACCGTTACTGAATGTGGCTTCGGTGCAGATCTTGGTGCCGAAAAATTCTTGGATATCAAGCGACCAGTCTTAGGCAAGACGCCAAATGCCGTGGTAATTGTCGCAACTTGTCGTGCACTTAAGCTCAACGGTGGTGCCGATAAGAATAATTTGACTGAAGAAAATCTTCAAGCCTTGCAAAAAGGTATGGCAAACTTGCGCAGACACGTTAAAAACATGCAAGGCTATAATTTGCCAATTGTGGTTGCGATTAATCACTTTACTAGTGATACTGAGGCTGAAATCAAAGCAATCCAAGATGCTTGTGCTGAAATGGGCGTAAAAGCTATTGAAGTTGACGCTTGGGCCAAAGGTGGAGAAGGCACGCAAGATTTGGCTAAAGAAGTAGTTCAACTTGCCGACCAAAAATTTGATTTCCACGAATTATATAAGAATTCTGATTCAATTGAAGACAAATTAAACGCCATTGCTACCAAGATTTATGGCGCAAAACGTGTAGTTTTGTCTAACAAAGCCAAAAAGCAAATTAAGACTTTTGATAAACAAGGCTGGAACAAGCTGCCTGTATGTATTGCTAAGACCCAATATTCATTTACAGATGATCAAACTAAGCTAGGCGCTCCAACTGATTTTGATTTCCATATTCGTTCCTTTGTACCTAAATTAGGTGCCGGCTTCATTGTCGCTTTATCAGGTACCATGATGACTATGCCTGGTCTAGCAAAGCATCCAGCCGCAGAAAATATGGATATTGATGATCAAGGTCAAATTACAGGACTATTTTAA
- a CDS encoding SPFH domain-containing protein, with protein sequence MIARIIIGIIVVLVIVYVCCGFRIVPQNNEGLVETLGKYSKTVKAGFIFVWPLFQRIRKVPLALQPLEISKYSIITKDNAEISTSLTLNYLVTDSYRYFYNNTDSVESMVQLIRGHLRDIIGRMDLNAALGSTKEINDQLFTATGDLTDIYGIKVVRVNVDELLPSAEIQRAMDKQLTADREKTAAIAKAEGEARTIEMTTKAKNDALVATAKANAEAVKTQADADAYRVQKMQEALSKAGEGYFRNQSLDSFNQLAQGPNNLIVVGKDEMTDLGKVPALKKVWDASDDKKDE encoded by the coding sequence ATGATAGCAAGAATTATTATTGGCATTATTGTTGTTTTAGTTATTGTGTATGTTTGTTGTGGTTTTAGAATCGTTCCACAAAATAATGAAGGTTTGGTTGAAACCTTGGGTAAGTATTCTAAGACAGTAAAAGCTGGATTTATCTTTGTCTGGCCACTTTTCCAAAGAATTCGCAAAGTTCCATTAGCACTTCAACCACTTGAAATTTCTAAGTACTCAATTATTACCAAAGATAATGCTGAAATTTCTACTAGTTTAACTTTGAACTACTTGGTCACTGATTCATACCGTTACTTCTACAACAACACCGACTCAGTTGAATCAATGGTGCAATTAATCCGTGGTCACTTGCGTGACATTATTGGTCGTATGGATTTGAACGCAGCCCTTGGCTCAACTAAGGAAATTAACGATCAACTTTTCACTGCAACTGGTGACCTGACTGATATCTACGGTATCAAGGTCGTTCGTGTCAACGTTGATGAACTTTTACCAAGTGCTGAAATTCAACGTGCCATGGACAAACAACTTACTGCCGACCGTGAAAAGACTGCCGCAATTGCTAAGGCCGAAGGTGAAGCTCGTACCATTGAAATGACCACTAAGGCTAAGAACGATGCTTTGGTTGCTACTGCTAAGGCCAACGCTGAGGCAGTTAAGACGCAAGCTGATGCCGACGCTTACCGTGTACAAAAGATGCAAGAAGCCTTGTCAAAGGCTGGCGAAGGTTACTTCAGAAACCAAAGTTTGGACAGCTTTAACCAATTGGCTCAAGGCCCTAACAACTTGATCGTGGTTGGCAAGGATGAAATGACCGACTTGGGTAAGGTTCCTGCTTTGAAAAAGGTGTGGGATGCCAGCGACGATAAGAAAGATGAATAA
- a CDS encoding type II toxin-antitoxin system RelB/DinJ family antitoxin, translating into MAEKTTGLYVRMNPEKKEKAEAILKKLGLNSATAINMFYDQIILHNGIPFRVEIPNAWDNLDQMNKYEYAKLLDERLNTLTGREDLLGDIAKRLDAEKNEKKDN; encoded by the coding sequence ATGGCAGAAAAAACAACAGGACTTTATGTCAGAATGAATCCAGAAAAGAAGGAAAAGGCAGAAGCTATTCTGAAAAAGCTGGGGTTAAATTCAGCTACGGCAATTAACATGTTCTATGATCAGATTATTCTTCATAATGGTATTCCTTTCAGAGTAGAGATTCCAAATGCATGGGATAATTTGGATCAAATGAATAAGTATGAATATGCCAAACTGCTTGACGAGCGCCTGAACACATTGACCGGAAGGGAAGATTTACTTGGAGATATCGCCAAGAGGCTTGATGCGGAAAAGAATGAAAAGAAAGACAACTAA
- a CDS encoding RNA-guided endonuclease InsQ/TnpB family protein, translating to MRQKSNRALDEVKYGVAQIRMYPTTAQKTYFWRLFGANRWLWNQIKDMTDKRYQNNKKLLFPSTASLKKLLPRLKQEYPWLKKANSTSLQATVEYYCNAQEAFFKQTPVGRKPPKFKGRHFYRQSATLKNVPSKRKDGSLLYPIQTVNKYCLRIGTRKPIFVETSSLNRLKHKVIKRMMVVYRADLDRFYLSFVVADQKEELPQYQAKTQKTGKMIGIDVGLGNEWLVTSDNHRWSVPQTFEAEKAKNLRQSHCDRNRTAVEKRVARFNQKHKETKIDKYDFANWQKLRKTKSKYQVKINNIRLDYIQQATTWLVKHYDVIAIEDLKTKNLLGNHKLAHNIANAGWSMFKRMLAYKCKWYGKKLIVVPPQYTSRICSDCGQKNPAFAHMKTRDWLSVREWTCPFCRAEHDRDVNAAKNILARAVC from the coding sequence ATGCGTCAAAAGTCAAACCGAGCCCTTGATGAAGTCAAGTACGGTGTAGCACAAATCAGAATGTATCCGACTACTGCACAAAAGACTTACTTTTGGCGCTTGTTTGGTGCTAACCGTTGGTTATGGAATCAAATTAAAGACATGACCGACAAGCGGTATCAAAATAATAAGAAATTATTATTCCCATCAACTGCTTCCCTAAAAAAGCTCTTGCCAAGACTAAAGCAGGAATATCCTTGGCTAAAAAAAGCAAACTCCACATCTCTGCAGGCAACAGTTGAATATTACTGCAATGCCCAAGAAGCCTTCTTCAAGCAGACACCGGTTGGCAGAAAGCCACCTAAATTTAAAGGACGGCATTTCTACCGCCAAAGTGCCACTTTAAAGAATGTCCCTTCTAAGCGCAAAGATGGCAGTCTGCTCTACCCGATTCAGACAGTGAATAAATACTGCCTCAGAATTGGAACGAGAAAGCCAATATTTGTAGAAACCAGTTCACTTAATCGACTAAAGCATAAGGTGATTAAGCGGATGATGGTCGTCTATCGCGCTGATCTTGACCGTTTCTATTTAAGCTTTGTCGTAGCTGATCAGAAGGAAGAATTACCACAATACCAAGCCAAGACGCAAAAGACCGGCAAGATGATCGGCATTGATGTCGGCTTAGGCAATGAATGGCTAGTAACCAGTGATAATCACCGTTGGAGCGTACCGCAAACTTTTGAAGCAGAAAAAGCTAAAAATTTGCGCCAAAGCCATTGTGATCGTAACCGGACTGCAGTTGAGAAGCGAGTGGCACGTTTCAATCAAAAACACAAAGAGACTAAGATTGATAAGTACGACTTTGCCAACTGGCAAAAGCTTAGAAAGACTAAAAGCAAGTATCAAGTAAAGATTAACAATATTCGCCTAGACTACATCCAGCAAGCAACTACTTGGCTTGTTAAGCACTATGATGTAATTGCCATTGAAGATTTGAAAACCAAGAATCTTCTAGGCAATCACAAATTAGCGCATAATATTGCCAATGCAGGTTGGAGCATGTTTAAACGAATGCTGGCATATAAGTGCAAGTGGTACGGCAAGAAGCTGATTGTTGTCCCACCGCAATATACTAGCCGGATTTGTTCAGACTGCGGACAAAAAAATCCTGCTTTTGCGCATATGAAAACACGCGACTGGCTAAGCGTAAGAGAATGGACTTGTCCGTTTTGTCGTGCCGAGCATGATCGCGATGTTAACGCAGCTAAGAATATCCTAGCCAGAGCAGTTTGCTAG
- the tnpA gene encoding IS200/IS605 family transposase, which translates to MVKEYHTSSSVSILIYHLVWVTKYRKKVLDQECRELLDQKIREILADNSCQVEALTVMPNHVHLEVVMPPWMSVTVLIKKLKGTTARWLFKEKPELRESLYHHHLWSPSYFARTVGNCSEETIKHYVETQWERPFK; encoded by the coding sequence ATGGTAAAAGAATATCATACTTCTTCTAGTGTCTCGATCTTGATTTATCATCTTGTTTGGGTAACCAAATACCGCAAAAAAGTGTTAGATCAAGAATGCCGTGAACTGCTAGATCAGAAAATAAGAGAAATCCTCGCTGATAATTCCTGTCAAGTTGAAGCGCTAACGGTGATGCCTAACCACGTTCATTTGGAAGTAGTCATGCCCCCGTGGATGTCGGTTACAGTTTTGATTAAGAAGCTAAAAGGCACGACCGCTAGATGGCTCTTTAAAGAAAAGCCGGAACTCAGAGAAAGCCTGTACCATCATCATTTATGGTCGCCATCATATTTTGCAAGAACTGTTGGCAACTGTTCAGAAGAAACCATCAAGCATTATGTAGAAACTCAATGGGAGCGCCCATTTAAGTAG